The segment CAAGGCCGCGCCGGGTCTGTGGCTGATGTTCGCCGCCGCATGCGGTCTGGTTGCCACGATCATCATCTTCCGCACACGTCGCGAGCAGTCCGCGCTGAGCGCCGCATAACATCACGTGGCACGTATCGCGCGTCACCTGACGCCACACGCCGCCTTCACATTCCTGCCAAATCGCATAGCAGGCAAGCGTGAAGGCGGCGTGACCCGTTTCAGATCCCTCTGAATTTCTACGGTGTCCCCGTCAGGCGCGTCCGCGCATGGCATACTCCCCCGTGCTTCGTCTCTCCCCCTAGGCGCTGCCTATCGGGCTGTTTGAGAATATCAATTGGCCGCAGCGCCTCCGACGACGCATAATCCCCCTTTGTTGCACTCGCACAAGTGACATTTCCATTGCATCAGGGAACTCGCCATGCGAATGCGCGCCTCATTCTGTTCAACCGTATCAGGAGAAGTGTATGAAGACCGTTGGTGACAAGCTCGAAGCCTTCCACGTCGTTGGCGTCAAGCCCGGTTTCAACAACCACGAAGAGAACGGCCAGTCGGCGTTTGAAGACATCACCGAAAAGTCGTTCGAAGGCAAGTGGAAGGTCATCTACTTCTACCCGAAGGACTTCACGTTCGTGTGCCCGACCGAAATCGTGGCCTTCGCGAAGCTGAACGGCGACTTCGCCGATCGTGACGCGATCGTGCTGGGTGGCTCGACCGACAACGAGTTCGTGAAGCTGGCATGGCGTCGCGAACACAAGGACCTGAACAAGCTGAACCAGTGGCAATTCGCCGACGTGACCGGTTCGCTGGTGGATCAACTGGGCGTGCGCGACCAGGCCGCCGGTGTTGCGCTGCGCGCCACGTTCATCGTCGACCCGGACAACACGATCCAGCACGTTTCGGTGAACAACCTGAACGTCGGCCGTAACCCGGAAGAAGTCCTGCGTATCCTGGACGGTCTGCAAACGGACGAACTCTGCCCGTGCAACCGTGCAGTTGGTGGCGCCACGCTGTAATCGGCCTGCCTGCCAGTCGCCTCGAGCAAACTGGCGTATCAAGCGTGAAAGGGCCAGCGCCCTTTCACGTCGAAACCCGCTCCGTGCGGGTTTTTTGAGCCCTCGACGATAGGAGAAATAAATGGAATTCCTCAGCACGATCAAGAATTTGATCCCTGACTATGCAAAGGACATCCGTCTGAACGTGGACGGCACGATTGCACGCTCGTCGCTGGAAGGCAACGACGCGGTTGGCGTGGCGCTTGCGGCCGCTTTTGCCGCCAAGAGCAAGGTCCTGGTCGATGCCATCCGCAATGCGAACGTGCTGTCGCCGGAAGAAGTCAACGGCGCGCTGACGGCCGCCGCGCTGATGGGGATGAACAACCTCTGGTATCCCTATGTCGAGATGGCCGAGGACCCCGATCTGGCCAGCCAGCCCGCAGGCCTGCGCATGAACGCCTATGCCACCCATGGTGGCGTGGACAAGCGGCGCTTCGAGATGTACGCGCTGGCCGCATCGGTCATCGGCAAGTGCCATTTCTGCATCAAGTCGCACTACCAACTACTGAAGACCGAGCAAGGCATGACTGCTCAGCAACTGCGCGACGTAGGCCGCATCGCCGCGGTGATCGGCGCTGCTGCGAATGTGATCGCTGCCGAGTAATCCGGGAGGTACGCGGGTAAATCACCTGCGTGACGGATGCAAGCCGGCGCGCGCCCTCACGGGTGCCGCCGGCTTTTCCTTTGCTGCGCGGCGAACGTGAATACGCACGCATCGTGGAAATGTCACACATCAGACATCGTTGTACCGATGCATTTGTGCACCGGACGGCCTACAATCCACCCAAGGCCACGTCATCGTTACCGCCATGAGCACCCTGCCTTCGCAAAATTCGCCCCGCTTCCGGTTTCGCCTGGCCGCGACCTACGACTGGGGCGATATCGCCGCCGTCACGCAACATGCCTACGGGCAATATGAGCTCGAAATCATGGAGGACTGTCGCGCATCGTTCCAGCGCGGCATGCAATCCGTGCTGGCCGCCAAGGACAACCCGGATATGGAATGGTGGGTCGCGGAGACCGACCATGGCATCAGCGGCGCGGTGCTGTTCTGCCACCCCGACGCAACTGTGCCGGCCCTCGACGGCAGTATGGTCACGCTCACGCAGCCCGAAGCGCGCCTGCTATCGGTCAGCCCGCAGGCACGGGGACTTGGACTGGGGCACCGGCTGATGCAGATCTGCATCCAGCGTGCGCGCGACATCGGGTCGAAGACGCTGGTCTGCCGCACCATGCCGGAAATGGATTCCGCCAACCGTCTGTGCCAGCAGATGGGATTCGAGAAACGCACGGAAGCTGGCGCGCGTCACGGCGCGATGGCGCGGCTGATCGACTACGTCTATCCGATCACCGCCGAAACGGCGGAAGCTACAGCGCCGAAGGCCTGACGGCCAACGGCGCGATTTCAGACTTCAGGCGACAAGCTCAGTCCTGGGCGTCGCCGTTGCGGCGGTAGATCAGTACCGCCGCCTGCGCCACGATCCCCTCCTCCTTTCCTTCGAAGCCCAGTTTCTCGTTGGTCTTCGCCTTCACGTTGCAGCGCGTGACGGGCAGGCCGAGATCTTCCGCGAGATTGGCCACCATGCCGCTGATATGCGGCGCCAGCTTGGGCTTCTGCGCGATGACCGTGGCGTCGACGTTGCCGATCTCGTAACCGGCTTCGCGCACACGACGGACCGCCTCACGCAGCAATACCCGGCTGTCGGCGCCAGCGAAATTCGGATCGGTATCGGGAAAGTGGCGACCAATATCGCCCAGCGCCGCGGCACCGAACAACGCATCTGTCACGGCATGCAGCAGCGCGTCGGCATCGGAATGACCGAGCAGTCCGCGATCGTGTGGAATGTCCACGCCACCGAGGATCAGCTTGCGGCCCGGCACCAGGGCGTGAACGTCATAGCCTTGGCCAATGCGGATATCGAACGGGTTCAATGCGGCTCCTTTGTCTGGATGGATCACGTTTGTCACGTGTTGGAAGTCGGTGTGCCAGTGCGCAACAGTACGTCCGCCAGCGCGAAATCCTCGGGGTATGTCACCTTGAAGTTGCGCAGCGAACCATTCACCAGGCGCGGATGCAGTCCAAGCCGCTCGATCGCACTCGCCTCGTCGGTCACCACCGCGCCCGCGGCCAGCGCATCCTCCAGCGCATGGCGCAGCACGCCGATTCGGAACATCTGCGGTGTCTGGGCTTGCCACAGTCCTTCGCGCGGCACGGTGGCGCCGATGCGGGCAGCGGCGTCGGCACGCTTGAGCGTGTCCGGCACCGGCACGGCAAGAATGCCGCCGATCGGCTCGCTGGCGGCATCGTCGGACTCGACAGCGCGCACAAGTGTGTCGATCATCGCGGGCGTCAGGCCGGGCCGGGCCGCATCGTGCACGAGCACCCAGTCGGTATCCACTGCGCCCATGGTCCCAAGATGATGGAGACCGGCGAGTACCGAGGCATGGCGGGAATCACCGCCGACGAACGCTGTATCGAAGCGGAGCCCGGCAAAGGCGGCGGCGCCGAAACGGGACTCGAGCGGCATGTCGTCGGGGGCCAGCACCAGCGCGGTGGCGCTGATGGCATCGCAAGCGGAAAAGGCGGCCAGCGCATACCAAAGCATCGGCCGTCCGGCCACGGTCTGGTACTGCTTCTGGATGGGGCCTCCGGCACGACTGCCGGTACCGGCACAGGGAATCAGGGCGAAGCGGCGATCTGACACGGATTTGCGGGAGATGGAATATCGGAAACCGGCCGGCAAACCGGCCGGGGTGCATTCTATAATACGGCCCTCGCCCGCCGCCATCTGGCACTGCCGATGCAGTGGGCATGAACCATGATCCTCGCCCGTGAACAGCCCGGGCCCAGCCCGTCACAGGGCAACAACGGGCCCTCGCAAACGCCGGCGGGGTGTTGTCGTTTCAAGCGCCTCTGCTGCCAATGCCTGACAACCACGCCGCTTTTCCGTTCGCCAGCTTCCCCTTGATCAAACCGGGTCTGCGTCATGCCGTCAACGGCCTGACCGGTTCCGCCGACGCGCTCGCGGTTGCCGCCTATGCGCGGCAGCATCGCCGCAGCGCGCCGATGGTGGCCGTCGTCTGTGCCCATGCCGTCGATGCGCAGCGTCTGGCCGAAGAGATCCCCTGGTTCGCCCCGGAACTGCGCGTGCGTCTGCTGCCGGACTGGGAAACGCTGCCGTACGACAGCTTCTCGCCGCACCAGGACCTGGTCTCCGAGCGTCTGGCGACCCTGCACGACATCCAGGGTGGTCAGTGCGACGTGATGCTCGTGCCCGCGTCGACCGCCCTCTATCGGCTGGCGCCACCCGCGTTTCTGGCGGCCTACACGTTCTTCTTCAAGCAGGGGGCCAAGCTCGACGAAGCGGCCTTGAAGGCGCAATTCACGCTGGCCGGCTATGAGCACGTGAGCGCCGTGATGCGCCCCGGCGAATACAGCGTGCGCGGCGGCCTGATCGACCTGTATCCGATGGGGTCGGCCCTGCCGTACCGGATCGACCTGTTCGGCGACGAGATCGAAACCATCCGGGCATTCGATCCCGACTCGCAGCGCAGCCTGTATCCGGTCAAGGAAGTCCGCCTGCTGCCCGGCCGCGAGTTCCCGCTCGATGAAACCGCGCGCACCGCCTTCCGGGGCCGTTGGCGCGAACTATTCGAGGGCGACCCGACCAAATCGCCGATTTACAAGGACATCGGCAATGGCGTGCCGTCGGCCGGTATCGAGTACTACCTTCCGCTGTTCTTCGAGCAAAGCGCGACGCTGTTCGACTATCTGCCCGAAGGCACCCAGCTTGCCTTCTCGGGCAATGTGGACGAGGCCATTCGCCGCTTCTGGGCCGACACCACCCAGCGCTACAACTTCATGCGTCATGACCGCGAGCGGCCGCTACTGCCGCCAGCGGACCTGTTCCTGTCAGAAGAACAGTTCTTCGTCGGCGCAAAGCCGCTGGCGCGACTGGTACTGCAGCGGGATGCCGCGCCTGCCGACGCGCCCGCCTTCGCCGGACACCTGCCCGATGTATCGGTCAATCGACGCGCTGAAGATCCGCTGGTCAACCTGGAATCGCTGCTGCTCAACAAGGCCACGCGCGTGCTGATGTGCGCCGACTCGGCTGGCCGACGCGAGACGCTGTTGCAGTTGTTCGCGGAAAGCGGCCTGCGTCCGATGATCGTCGACGACTTCGCCGCCTTCCTGGCGGGCGATTCGCATTTCTCGATCGCGGTGGCACCGCTGCAGACCGGCTTCGCGCTGCCGTCGGCGCAGATGGCATTCGTGACCGAGGCCGAACTCTACGCCGGCACGGCACGCCGCTCGGGCCGGCGCAAGCAGGAACAGGCGAGTACTGTCGATGCGATGGTGCGCGACTTGGCCGAACTCAAGATCGGCGACCCCGTCGTGCATAGCGAGCATGGCATTGGCCGCTACCAGGGTCTGGTCACGCTGGACATGGGCCAGGGCGACGAGGAATTCCTGCACCTGGACTACGACAAAGGCAGCAAGCTCTATGTGCCCGTGCATCAGTTGCATGTGATTTCGCGCTATTCGGGCGCCGATCCGGAGACGGCCCCGCTGCATTCGCTGGGCACGGGCCAGTGGGACAAGGCCAAACGCCGAGCCGCGCAGCAGATCCGCGATACGGCCGCCGAACTGCTGAACCTGTACGCGCGCCGCGCCCTGCGTGAGGGCTTTGCCTTCCCGTTGCAGCCCAAGGACTACGAGGCATTTGCCGAGAGCTTCGGCTTCGAGGAAACGCCTGACCAGGCCGCGGCCATCGCCGCCGTGATCGCCGACATGACGTCGGGCAAGCCGATGGACCGGCTGGTCTGCGGCGACGTCGGCTTCGGCAAGACTGAAGTCGCGCTGCGCGCGGCGTTCGTGGCGGTGCTGGGCGGCAAGCAGGTCGCCATGCTCGCGCCGACCACGCTGCTGGCCGAGCAGCATTTCCAGACGCTGTCCGACCGTTTTGCCGAATGGCCAGTGCGTATCGTCGAGTTGTCACGTTTCAAGACGAAGAAGGAAATCGACGCCGCGATCAAGCAGATCAACGAAGGCACCGTCGATATCGTGATTGGCACGCACAAGCTGCTGTCCGATGAGGTGAAGTTCCAGCGCCTGGGGCTCGTGATCATCGACGAGGAACACCGCTTTGGTGTACGCCAGAAGGAAGCGCTGAAGACACTGCGCGCCGAGGTCGACGTGCTGACGCTGACCGCCACGCCGATCCCGCGCACGCTGGGCATGGCACTGGAGGGCCTGCGCGATTTTTCTGTGATCGCCACCGCGCCGCAGAAGCGACTGGCCATCAAGACCTTCGTCCGACGCGAGGAAGACGGCGTGATCCGCGAAGCCATCCTGCGCGAGCTGAAGCGCGGTGGTCAGGTCTACTTCCTGCACAACGAAGTGGAGACGATCGAGAACAAGCGCGCCAAGCTGGCCGAACTGGTGCCGGAGGCCCGTATCGCCGTGGCCCATGGCCAGATGCACGAGCGCGAACTCGAACGCGTGATGCGAGACTTCGTCTCGCGTCGCGACAACATCCTGCTCTGCACGACGATTATCGAAACCGGTATCGACGTGCCGACGGCCAACACCATCCTGATCCATCGCGCCGACAAGTTCGGTCTGGCCCAGCTTCATCAGTTGCGCGGCCGTGTGGGCCGTTCGCACCACCAGGCCTACGCATATCTGCTCGTGCATGATGTCGAGGGGCTGACGCGCCAGGCGCAACGCCGGCTCGAGGCCATCCAGCAGATGGAGGAACTGGGTTCCGGCTTCTATCTGGCCATGCACGATCTTGAAATCCGTGGCGCCGGCGAGGTGCTGGGCGACAAGCAGTCAGGCGAAATCCACGAAATCGGATTCCAGCTCTATACGGACATGCTCAATGCCGCCGTGAAATCGCTGAAGGCCGGCAAGGAGCCGGACCTGATGGCACCGCTGGCCGCCACTACAGAGATCAACCTCGGCACGCCTGCCCTGCTGCCGAATGATTACTGCGCGGATGTCCACGAACGCCTGTCGATCTACAAGCGCCTGGCCAACTGCGAGGCCGGCGAGCGCGTCGACGACATCCAGGAGGAGCTGATCGACCGCTTCGGCCGGCTGCCCTCGCAGGCGCAGGCATTGATCGAGACGCACCGGCTACGTATCGCCGCGGCGCCGCTGGGCGTACGCAAGATCGACGCGGGCGAAGCCACGGTCAGCATGCAGTTCGTGCCGAATCCGCCGATCGACGCCATCCGCATCATCGACCTCGTGCAGAAGAATCGGCATATCAAGCTGGCCGGCCAGGACAAGCTGCGTATCGAGGCAAAGATGCCCGACGTGGCTACCCGCGCGCAAACCATCAAGCACACGCTGCGCCAGTTGGCCTGATGCCGGGCCAGGTGTACGATCAAACCCCCAATGAATCAGACGTTTCAACGCCCCATGCCAGCCCAACCCGACAACCGATCCGCCGCCACCAATGCCCCCGCGCGTGGCAGCGCGCTCGAATGGACCGAGCGCCTGGTATCGATGGATACCACTTCCCGCCATTCGAATCTGGGCCTGATCGAGTCCGTGCGCGACCACTTCCTGGCCAAGGGCCTGCGCCCCCATCTGAGCTACAACCCGCAGGGCGACAAGGCCAACCTGTTCGTGACGATTCCCGCAGCCGATGGCGCCACCAATGGTGGCATCGTGCTGTCCGGGCACACGGACGTGGTGCCCGTCGACGGGCAGAACTGGAGCACCGACCCGTTCAAGCCGGTGGTGCGCGACGGCAAGCTCTACGGTCGCGGCACCTGTGACATGAAGGGGTTCATCGGCACGAGCCTGGCGCTGCTGCCGACCATCCTTGATGCCAGGCTGCGCGAGCCAGTGCACTACGCACTGTCGTTCGACGAAGAGATCGGCTGCATGGGCGCGCCGTACCTGCTGGCCGAACTGCGTGACCGTGGCGTGCGCCCGGCGGGCTGCATCGTCGGCGAGCCGACCAGCATGCGCGTGATCGTGGCGCACAAGGGCATCAATGCCTACCGGTGCTGCGTTAAGGGCCAGGCGGCGCACTCGTCGCTGACCCCTAAGGGCGTCAATGCGATCGAGTACGCCGCGCGCCTGATCTGTTTCATTCGCGATATTGCCGACGAGTTCAAGGCCAATGGCCCTTACGACCGGGCCTTCGACGTGCCGTTTACGACCGCTTCGACCGGCACGATCCAGGGTGGCATCGCGCTAAACACCATTCCCGCCGAGTGCGAATTCGTCTTCGAGTTCCGGAATCTTCCTGGCGTTGATCCGGAAGCGATCCTGGCGCGCATCCAGGCCTACGCGAACGATGTGCTGTTGCCGAAGATGCGCAACGAGCATCCGGATGCCGGCATGGCCATCAGCAAGATCGCCGCCGCGCCTTCGCTCGATGCCGCCGAGACCGATGCCATTACCCAGCTCGTACGCGCGCTGACCGCCGACCGCGATACCAACAAGGTGGCCTACGGCACCGAGGCTGGCCTGTTCCAGCGCGCAGGCATTCCGGCTGTGGTGTGCGGCCCCGGCGATATCCAGCAGGCGCACAAGCCCGACGAGTTCGTCTCGCTGGATCAGCTTGCCGCGTGCGAGACCTTCCTGCACAAGGTGGTGGATAGCCTGCGCGTCGCCTGATTCGGCCCCGTGAAAGCGGGGCCACGGACAGGGCAAAGACCAAGACCAAAAAACGGGGTCACCAACGCCGGCCCGCAAAAAGAAAAAACCCGCGGCACCGGGAGGTGCAGCGGGTTAAGTTTCCATTCCGGAAACGGGTAGACAAGTCATGAAGAGCGCCCCCGCATCTCCATGACGGTTTGAATAGTAGCCACCGAATCGCCCCCTCGGCTTGACACAAGTCAAGCGCCAGACAATGGCGAAGCTGGTGTCACAGATTAGTACAATCCCCCTCCTTCCCGCCCGCTTCAAGGCCGGATAGTGTCGCCCAGCACCACACCCTCGCGCCGTGGATCGGTACCGCCTTCCAGCAGGTCGTCATCCCCCGTCCGGGTACGCAGTATCGTGTTCACGCCACTTGGCTGGGCCCGTAGCGAGATGCGGTGGCCAAGTGCCTTGAGTCCCTGGACCAGCGGGTCGCTGGCGCCGTCGTTCGTCGTGTTGATATGCGGATGCTCGCCACCGAGCGTCGTGACTGGGCTGTTGCTGGCGCCGAAGTCGACCAGACCGGCCGACTGCTGCGCGTTGAGCCCCCAGTCGAGCACCCCGACCAGCGTCTTTATCACGTACTGCGGTATCGCCCCGCCGCCCGGCGAACCCGTCGCCATCAGGAAATCTCCGATCGAGCCATCCGCACCCTTGCGGAATACCAGCGTCGGCGCCATCGAACTGCGCGGACGCTTGCCCGGCTCCACGCGATTGGCGACGGGCTGGCCTCTGGCGTCCACCGGCGTCGCGCTGAAATCGGTCAACTGGTTGTTGAGCAGGAATCCGTGGGTCATATGAAACGACCCCATGCTGGCTTCCACCGATGTGGTGGCGCTGACCGCACTCCCCTGCGCATCGACGATCGAAAAGTGGTTCGTTCCATGTTCCGCCTGCGGCACAACGCCCAGCAGCGCGCCGCCCAGGCTGCCGGCCATGGCGGTGCCCATGGAGCGATGCCGATCGATCAGCGCCGCTCGTCCGCGCAGGTATCGTTTGCCCAGCAGCGCATCCGCGCTACCACCCGGCAGCGGCACGAAATCGGGATCGGCCACGTACTTGTCACGATCTGCATAGGCCAGCCGCTCGGCCTCGCTGACGAGGTGCACACCGTGTACGGATGGCTTGCCGCCCTCCCCGTCGACGGCGGTCGGTCCAAGTTCGGCCAGGTCGAAGTTCTCCAGAATCCCCATCACGGATGCCACCGTGATACCGCCGGCGGGTGGCGGCGCACCGCAGATCCAGAACGCGCGGTAGGCCATGCAGACCGGTTCGTGCCGCTTCACCGTGTAAGCCGCCAGATCGGCCAACGTCGTCTTGCCTGGCGTGATGGGCCGGCCATCGGCACCCGTCGTGGCCGCGATCGACACCACGATGCCTTCCGCGATCGGCCCCGTATAGAACGCATCGGCACCCTGGCTGGCCAGGGCCTGCAGCGTCCGCGCGTAGGCGGGATTCCTGAGAACCGTACCGATTGCCTTCGGCTTGCCGTCGGGATCGAGAAAGTACGCGCGCGCCTCGGCATCGCGCTTGAGACCATTGGCGTTCGTGGCAATCGCCTGCGCCAATCTGCCGCCGATCGGGAAGCCGTTCGTCGCCAGTGTCACGGCGTCGTCGAACAGCCCCGGCCAGGGCAGCTTGCCATGCTCCCGCTGTACGCGCTCGATCAATCGGGGCACGCCGGGTGTGCCAATGGAGCGGCCGCTGGATCGAAGATCGGGCTTTGGCGAACGCCGGTCCCTGGCATCGTCGATGTGAACCAGATAGTTCGCACCAGCCGACGCCGGCGCAGTCTCCCGGCCATCGTAGGCCTGCACGGTCCGCGTGGTGGCGTCGTAATAGAGCAGGAAGCCGCCCGAACCCAGTCCAGTGGCCTCCGGCACCGTGAGCCCCAGCACCGCCTGCACCGCGACGGCGGCGTCCGCAGCGGTGCCGCCCCGACTGAGCACCGCGCAACCCGCCGCACTGGCGTACGCGTTCGAGGTCGACACCATATACGACCGGGCATGGATCGGCCGCATTCCCTTGCGGTAGCCGCTGGCGGGCTCCGGCGCGGCAGGATCGCCCGGCAAGTTCGAGCCGACCACCACGGTGCCGCCATCATCGGCAAGCACCTGGCAGACGCCTTCGGCGTGTGTCGACGTAGGTGGCGTAGGTGGCGCCGATGGCGGCGCAACGCTAGAACAGCCCCCGACGAGCAGCGCGCCTGCGAGAATCAGCCCGAAACGATGACGGGTTCGCACAGGATCGGAAAATTGACGGAATTGGCGATGTAGCACTTCTCGTGTGCCACGTGATGCAGGTGTTCGGCCTTGGCCGCGTCATCACCGGCGCGGATGGTGACCTGCGGGCGCAGCACGATCTCGGTGAATTTGGCCGGCGAGGCTCTGTCCGTCATCGTGCCTTCGGCCTGATCGACATAGGCCAGCACAGCGATGCCGGCGTCGGCGCACAGGTGCAGGTACCAGAGCTTGTGGCAGGCCGACACCGATGCCAGCAGCAGTTCCTCCGGATTCCAGCGGCTGGGGTCGCCCAGGAACGCGGGATCGGAGGAACCCGGGATCTCGGGCTTGTTGCCGGACCGGATCACGTGTTCGCGTCCGTAGGCGCGGTATCCCGACGTTCCGGTGCCGTGGTTGCCTGTCCATTCGACCGTCGTCTGGTACTTGTGCTCGCCGTGAGCCATGGAATTGCTCCTGAAGTGGGAGAAAAGCTGCAAGGAGCCACCATTGTGGCGAAAAAAAGGGACCTCCGCAGAGGTCCCTTGCTCAACCCGGCCAGACTGCCCGGGCTGGAGATCGGCCGATGCAGCCGGCGCGTCTCAATGCACCATTCGCCCAAACGTGAACTCGCCATCCACATAGTCCACCGGCACGACATCCTTCGCGGCAAACCGGCCTTCCAGGATGGCCTTGGCCACCGGATTCTCGATCTGCTGCTGGATCGCGCGCTTGAGCGGCCGGGCTCCGAACACCGGGTCGTAGCCCGCGCTGGCGATCTTCTCCAGCGCGCGCTCGCTCACGTCCAGCGTCATGTCCATGCGGGCCAGACGGACCTGCAGGCGCTTGAGCTGAATCTTGGCGATCGACTCGATATTCTTCTGGTCGAGCGCATGGAACACCACGACTTCGTCGATCCGGTTCAGGAACTCGGGCCGGAAATGCGTGCGCACCTCCTGCCATACCGCGCCCTTCACCGCCTCCTGCGGTTCGCCAGCCATCGACTGGATGATGTGTGAGCCCAGGTTCGACGTCATCACGATCACCGTGTTCTTGAAGTCGACGGTACGGCCCTGACCGTCGGTCAGACGACCATCGTCCAGCACCTGCAGCAGCACGTTGAACACGTCCGGGTGCGCCTTCTCGACTTCGTCGAGCAGGATCACCGCGTACGGCTTGCGACGCACCGCCTCGGTCAGGTAACCACCTTCGTCATAGCCCACGTAGCCCGGAGGCGCGCCGATCAGCCGGCTCACGCTGTGCTTCTCCATGAACTCGCTCATGTCGATGCGGATCAGGTGTTCCTCCGAATCGAACAGGAACTCGGACAGCGCCTTGCACAACTCGGTCTTGCCCACGCCCGTCGGCCCAAGGAACAGGAACGAGCCATACGGCTTGTTCTCATCCGACAGACCGGCACGCGAACGGCGGATCGCATCAGACACCAGCCGCACGGCCTCGTCCTGACCCACCACACGCTGGTGCAGACGATCTTCCATCTTGAGCAGCTTCTCGCGCTCGCCCTGCATCATCTTGGCCACCGGAATACCCGTGGCGCGGCTGACGACCTCGGCGATTTCCTCGGCGCCGACCTGCGTGCGCAGCAGCTTGTTCTGCTGCTTCTGCTCGCTGGCCTCGGCCTTGGTTGCCGCCTGCAGCTTGCCCTCGAGTTCCGGCAGCTTGCCATACTGGAGTTCAGCCACCTTGTCGAGCTTGCCTTCGCGCTGCAGTCGGGTGATATCGAGCTTGATCTTCTCGATCTCCTCCTTCAGCGCGGCCGCACCCTGGGCGGCGCCCTTCTCGGCGCGCCAGATCTCATCCAGGTCAGCGTATTCCTTCTCGAGCCGGATGATTTCCTGCTCGATCAGTTCCAGACGCTTGCGCGATGCCTCGTCGGTTTCCTTCTTGACCGCCTCACGCTCGATCTTGAGCTGGATCGTGCGACGCTCAAGCTTGTCCATCGCCTCGGGCTTCGAGTCGATTTCCATCTTGATCCGCGCGGCAGCCTCGTCGATCAGGTCGATGGCCTTGTCCGGCAGGAACCGGTCGGTGATGTAGCGGTGCGACAGCTCGGCCGCAGCCACGATGGCCGGGTCGGTGATCTCCACCTTGTGGTGCAGTTCGTACTTCTCCTGCAGGCCACGCAGAATGGCGATCGTTGCCTCGACGCTGGGCTCATCCACAAGCACCTTCTGGAAGCGGCGCTCCAGCGCGGCATCCTTCTCGATGTACTTGCGGTATTCGTTCAGCGTGGTCGCGCCGATGCAGTGCAGTTCGCCGCGCGCCAGCGCCGGCTTGAGCATGTTGCCCGCGTCGATCGCGCCTTCGGCCTTGCCCGCGCCCACCATCGTGTGAATCTCGTCGATGAAGACGATGGTCTGGCCTTCGTCCTTGGCCACGTCGTTGAGCACGGCCTTCAGGCGTTCCTCGAACTCGCCGCGATACTTGGCGCCGGCCAGCAGCCCGGCCATGTCGAGCACGAGCACGCGCTTGTTTTTGAGCGTCTCCGGCACTTCGCCGTTGACGATGCGCTGTGCCAGCCCTTCGACAATGGCGGTCTTGCCCACGCCGGGCTCACCGATCAGCACGGGGTTGTTCTTGGTGCGGCGCTGCAGGATCTGGATCGCGCGGCGGATTTCGTCGTCGCGGCCAATCACGGGGTCCAGCTTGCCGGCACGCGCTCGCTCGGTCAGGTCGACCGTGTATTTCTTGAGCGCCTCGCGCTGCGACTCGGCGTCGGCGCTATTGACGGTATCACCGCCGCGCACGGCCGTGATCGCGGCCTCGAGCGACTTGCGCGACAAGCCGTTCTCGCGGGCGATCCGCCCCGTCTCGCCCTTGTCGTCAGACACGGCGAGCAGGAACAGTTCACTGGCGATGAACTGGTCGTTGCGCTTG is part of the Cupriavidus metallidurans CH34 genome and harbors:
- a CDS encoding peroxiredoxin, producing MKTVGDKLEAFHVVGVKPGFNNHEENGQSAFEDITEKSFEGKWKVIYFYPKDFTFVCPTEIVAFAKLNGDFADRDAIVLGGSTDNEFVKLAWRREHKDLNKLNQWQFADVTGSLVDQLGVRDQAAGVALRATFIVDPDNTIQHVSVNNLNVGRNPEEVLRILDGLQTDELCPCNRAVGGATL
- a CDS encoding carboxymuconolactone decarboxylase family protein, whose translation is MEFLSTIKNLIPDYAKDIRLNVDGTIARSSLEGNDAVGVALAAAFAAKSKVLVDAIRNANVLSPEEVNGALTAAALMGMNNLWYPYVEMAEDPDLASQPAGLRMNAYATHGGVDKRRFEMYALAASVIGKCHFCIKSHYQLLKTEQGMTAQQLRDVGRIAAVIGAAANVIAAE
- a CDS encoding GNAT family N-acetyltransferase; this encodes MSTLPSQNSPRFRFRLAATYDWGDIAAVTQHAYGQYELEIMEDCRASFQRGMQSVLAAKDNPDMEWWVAETDHGISGAVLFCHPDATVPALDGSMVTLTQPEARLLSVSPQARGLGLGHRLMQICIQRARDIGSKTLVCRTMPEMDSANRLCQQMGFEKRTEAGARHGAMARLIDYVYPITAETAEATAPKA
- the ispF gene encoding 2-C-methyl-D-erythritol 2,4-cyclodiphosphate synthase → MNPFDIRIGQGYDVHALVPGRKLILGGVDIPHDRGLLGHSDADALLHAVTDALFGAAALGDIGRHFPDTDPNFAGADSRVLLREAVRRVREAGYEIGNVDATVIAQKPKLAPHISGMVANLAEDLGLPVTRCNVKAKTNEKLGFEGKEEGIVAQAAVLIYRRNGDAQD
- the ispD gene encoding 2-C-methyl-D-erythritol 4-phosphate cytidylyltransferase, giving the protein MAAGEGRIIECTPAGLPAGFRYSISRKSVSDRRFALIPCAGTGSRAGGPIQKQYQTVAGRPMLWYALAAFSACDAISATALVLAPDDMPLESRFGAAAFAGLRFDTAFVGGDSRHASVLAGLHHLGTMGAVDTDWVLVHDAARPGLTPAMIDTLVRAVESDDAASEPIGGILAVPVPDTLKRADAAARIGATVPREGLWQAQTPQMFRIGVLRHALEDALAAGAVVTDEASAIERLGLHPRLVNGSLRNFKVTYPEDFALADVLLRTGTPTSNT